The genomic region CGTTTGGCGATTTGGCCCAAGTCGGCGCAGGACGACTGGCAGTTTTGGGTGGCTCGCGGGCAGCCATTGCAACCACAACCGCAGCTGCCGGTTTGGAAATTTTTCTTTAGATTGCGAAGGATA from Spartobacteria bacterium harbors:
- a CDS encoding FeoB-associated Cys-rich membrane protein, which codes for MSIDLLLTLGIVLVAAVFILRNLKKNFQTGSCGCGCNGCPRATQNCQSSCADLGQIAKRP